The genomic region TCTTTGTCCATTTAATAAAATAGGCTGAAGGCTGAAGGCTGAAGGCTTTTAGGCTGAAGGCTTTTAGGGACGGTCTTCAGTCTTCAGCCTTCAGCCTATCCTTTGTTCCTCATAGTTTCAAGGGGTGAAGAGCGAACAGTTAAGGGTATTTTTACCTTCAGGCCATCCTGTCTGGCCGATTCATAAATAGCCATAATCATTTCCAGGGCCAGCCGGGCTTCATGGCCGCTGGAGATACTCTCTTTACCTGTCTCGATACATTCAATTACATCTTCCACCCCGCCAATAAAGATATTTTTTTGTCTGGCTGGGTCAGGGAAAGGCCTTTCGGCTAATTCCCAAAAGCCTTCATACCTGGGACTGACGTCTGTTTCCCACATAGCCAGGGACTCATTACCGATCAAGATCCTGCCTCTTGAACCCTGAATGTCCAGCTCAAAGTTAAAATACTCTCTGCCTCCGCTACCCTCAACCGAAGCTATTACACCGTTTTTAAAATAAATAATCCCATGGGCGACATTTGAGACAAAAACGCCTGTTTCATGCGGCTTCATCTCCACAAATCCTGAAACCCAAGCCGGTTCTCCGGCAAAGAAGGTGAGCATATCCATTAGATGAGTTCCGTCACGGACAAGGGTATAGTCCTCTAAGATCACCGGGGATGATTCACTATTCCAAACACATCCATAGCCGCCCCCCAAGGCATTGGCATTTATGAGCGCTAACTCCCCAATTACTCCCTCTTCAATCAATCTTTTGGCCTGGTGATAGTTGGCGCTCCATCTTCGTTCGTGGTTAATAACTAAGGCGGTATTACATCTCTTGGCCGTCTTGATCATCTGATCGGCCTCAATTAGTGAAAGGGCGATTGGTTTTTCACAAATGATACCCTTTACTCCGGCTTCGGCGGCGGCGATGGTTATTTCAGCATGAGTGTCACCCCAGGTGCAAACACTGACTATATCCAGGTCTTCGCGCTCAAGCATCTTACGGTAGTCTTGATAAAGGGCCTTAACCCCCCATTCTTCTCCAAAACAACGAAGCCTGTCCTCATTTATATCACAGGCGGCGACTATTTCAGTTTTGTCAACGGCGGCATAAGCCCCCGCATGGGTGCAGGGATGCCCTCTCAACTTGTCGTGCTCTAAGATACTGGCCACCCGACCGCAGCCAATAATGCCTACTTTATATTTATCCATCCAACCCTTTATCTCCCCGCCAATTTCACCCTCACCCTATCCCTCTCCCATCAAGGGAGAGGGAATTTTGCTTTGTCTCCCAACTAACTGCCTAATGCGGCGGTGAGCGGTGCCCGAAGGGCATCCGTCTCCACTGCCTGGTTCTCCCCGGAGCGAAGCGGAGGGGAGAACCAGGCAGTACCGCTCACCGCCGCATTCCCCCCGTCGCTACGCTCCAGGGGGAACGAAAAGCTCAGCCACCGCCTTTGGCGATCGGCTGCAGCGAGTTGTTAGACAATCATAATGTAAGAACATGATCGTATTTTAATATCCTTTCGTCTATTGTCAGTAATCCAAGATTGTAAACTTGAGCCGTAGCAACAATAATCTGGTCGGCTGGATCACGATGGAAATTGCCGGGTAGTTTTGTTGATGCTATTGCAATTCTGGGCGTTAGTTCGATTAACTGTATGTCTGGCAAGGTTGTTGCGACTTCCATCCACTCTTCAATTGGACATGCCAATTTCAGCCTATTATACTCTACCAATTTAGCAACTTCCCAACATGATATGACACTCACACCTAAACCGTCTGCCCTATGCTGTTCTATAACTTGTTTGTGCTTTTCAGTAAGTTGCTCACTTTCATCTGCAAACCAGATCCAAATGTGTGTATCTAACAATATCAACCCAGCACCTCCCAATCATCTTGAGCTACTGGTTCTGTGGGGTCAATATACTCGAGTACTTTACCACGCAACGGTGAAGGAATTGATTTACGCACTTTCCCCCTCCAACCTAAGATAATGACCTCAACCAATTCTCCCTCTTGAAATGGGAGAGCATTGAGGTGTAATACACCGTTTGTCGTAATTCTTTTTTTAATTCGATAAGCTTCCATTGATAAACCCCCATTTCATGTATTATTCTGAACAGCCTAACTTAGTTTTGAGTAGTTACTTTATCTCTGCGCCTCGGTCAGTTAGTCCTCCATAGTAGATATATCCCCCGTGGGCAGGCCCAGGTCCCAGGCCTTAAGGACACGGCGCATGATCTTCCCGCTTCTGGTCTTAGGCAGTTTGTCTCTGAAATCAATCTCTCGAGGGGCGGCGTGAGTAGCCAGATGTTCCCTAACAAACTGAGTTACTTCACGCTTTAGTTCATCGGAAGGCTCATACCCCTCACGAAGGGTAATAAAGGCCTTAATGGCTTGACCTCTGACCGGATCCGGTTTGCCAATCACGCCGGCCTCGGCTACGGCCGGATGTTGAACCAGGGCGCTTTCCACTTCAAAAGGCCCAACCCTTTCACCGCAGGTCTTAATGACGTCATCCGCTCGTCCGGCATACCAGATAAAACCGTCTTCATCCTTGTAAGCAGAATCACCGGTTAGATACCAGCCCTTAATTCGGAAATATTCCTGGAATTTCTCCTCATCACCCCAGATAGTTCGCATCATTGACGGCCAGCCAGGTCTGACTACCAGATGCCCCATCTCACCGGCGGACACTTCATTTCCTTCCTCATCTACCACCGTGGCGTAAGTGCCGGGAAAGGGTTTGCCTGTAGCCCCGATCTTAAAGTCCATACTGCGATAGTTGCAGATAAGCTGCATGCCTGTTTCTGTCATCCACCACGTTTCATGGGGAGCCAGTCCGGTGATCTTTCTTATCCAGCGCAGGGCCTCAGGATTAAGAGGCTCGCCCACGGTGCAGATATGACGAAGACTGCTTAAGTCATATCTTTTGGCTACCTTTTCCCCGGCGCCCATCAACAGGCGATAGGCCGTGGGGGCGGAATACCACATAGTAACCTTGTATTTTTCAATGGTCTTATACCACCTGGCCGCCCCAAATGGCCCTCCTAAAACCACACTGCTGATACCCAGGGTCCAGGGGCCATAAACACCATAAGATGTCCCGGTCACCCAACCCGGATCGGCTGTATTCCAATAGATATCATCATCTCTAAGATTCAGGGCCCACTTTGAGGTCTGATAGTGCCCTACCATAGCATATTGACGATGAAGGGCCCCTTTGGATCGACCGGTAGAACCGGAGGTGTAATGAATGATCAGACCGTCATCCAGGCTCAACCATTCCGGGGTACAATCTTCAGAGGCCACAGACATCTCTCCCTCATAGCTTACCTCGCCTTTTTCCAGGGGAGTATACAATGCCCCACTATCTCCTACCATAATAGATGTCTCCTCTTCTTCACTCAAGACCGCTTTGGGCATTTCACCCCTGGCCCCCACTAAAATAGTGTGTTTCATGGCCGGCAGTTTGGCATAAGGGATCCGCTGTTTGAGCCGTTGATTAGTAATGATCGCTACCGCTGCGCTATTCTCCATCCTGTCTTCGATAGCCTGTTCCATAAAGGCCTCAAAGAGGGGAACCGGAATAGCCCCAATCCGATTGATGCCCAGAATGCCAATGTAAAGTTCCGGACTGCGGGGCAGCAGGGTCCCTACCCGGTCTCCTTTTTTAACCCCCAGTTTCTTAAGGACATTCCCGAATTTAGAG from bacterium harbors:
- a CDS encoding Gfo/Idh/MocA family oxidoreductase, which codes for MDKYKVGIIGCGRVASILEHDKLRGHPCTHAGAYAAVDKTEIVAACDINEDRLRCFGEEWGVKALYQDYRKMLEREDLDIVSVCTWGDTHAEITIAAAEAGVKGIICEKPIALSLIEADQMIKTAKRCNTALVINHERRWSANYHQAKRLIEEGVIGELALINANALGGGYGCVWNSESSPVILEDYTLVRDGTHLMDMLTFFAGEPAWVSGFVEMKPHETGVFVSNVAHGIIYFKNGVIASVEGSGGREYFNFELDIQGSRGRILIGNESLAMWETDVSPRYEGFWELAERPFPDPARQKNIFIGGVEDVIECIETGKESISSGHEARLALEMIMAIYESARQDGLKVKIPLTVRSSPLETMRNKG
- a CDS encoding AMP-binding protein — protein: MSEKFMGSGSTVPAFIKEKVEWERKPADIDANLQDYDEACRSFDWKEVEGQFDWDKTGQVNVVHEAVDRHAASWRKNKVALYYSDDERDEKYTFQDLKILSSKFGNVLKKLGVKKGDRVGTLLPRSPELYIGILGINRIGAIPVPLFEAFMEQAIEDRMENSAAVAIITNQRLKQRIPYAKLPAMKHTILVGARGEMPKAVLSEEEETSIMVGDSGALYTPLEKGEVSYEGEMSVASEDCTPEWLSLDDGLIIHYTSGSTGRSKGALHRQYAMVGHYQTSKWALNLRDDDIYWNTADPGWVTGTSYGVYGPWTLGISSVVLGGPFGAARWYKTIEKYKVTMWYSAPTAYRLLMGAGEKVAKRYDLSSLRHICTVGEPLNPEALRWIRKITGLAPHETWWMTETGMQLICNYRSMDFKIGATGKPFPGTYATVVDEEGNEVSAGEMGHLVVRPGWPSMMRTIWGDEEKFQEYFRIKGWYLTGDSAYKDEDGFIWYAGRADDVIKTCGERVGPFEVESALVQHPAVAEAGVIGKPDPVRGQAIKAFITLREGYEPSDELKREVTQFVREHLATHAAPREIDFRDKLPKTRSGKIMRRVLKAWDLGLPTGDISTMED
- a CDS encoding type II toxin-antitoxin system VapC family toxin, whose amino-acid sequence is MILLDTHIWIWFADESEQLTEKHKQVIEQHRADGLGVSVISCWEVAKLVEYNRLKLACPIEEWMEVATTLPDIQLIELTPRIAIASTKLPGNFHRDPADQIIVATAQVYNLGLLTIDERILKYDHVLTL